The sequence below is a genomic window from Chondrinema litorale.
GCCAAGCATTTAGCAATTTACTTCCTAAAAAGGGCATTACAGTCACTGCGGTAATCATTAGTATCAATGTGCTAATTTATTTGGCGATGATATTATCAGGTATCGATTTTCTTACACCAGATGTAATGAAGTTGGTTGATTGGGGGGCTAACATTAGAAGTCATACACTTGATGGCGAATGGTGGAGATTAGTTAGCTGTACATTTTTGCATTATGGTTTACTTCACATAGCTATGAATATGTGGGTGCTGTATGATATTGGAAATTTTGTAGAAAGCATAATTGGTAAAGTTAAATTTATCGGAGCTTATTTACTTTCTGGAATAGCAGGTAGTATTACTAGTTTGTGGTGGCACGACCAAGTAGTGGGGGTAGGTGCATCGGGTGCTATTTTTGGTTTATTTGGTGTTTTTTTAGCTATTAATTCTACTGGGCATATCGATAGAGCTTTCAATCAAAAAATGCAGCGAAATATCCTGTTTTTTGTATTGTTTAGTTTAGGTATAGGCTGGGTTGTTCCTCAGTTCGATAATGCAGGTCACATTGGAGGATTAATAGGAGGAGTAATTACCGGCTTATTTTTGCTACCTAATTTGCTACAAAGAGGACCAGTTCTTTTGAGAAGCTATCCAATTTTATTTGCCTCTTTCATCTTAATTCCATCTACTGTATTGGTATTGTCTTTTACTTCCAATTGGACGGTGTATTATAACAGATCAATGGATGCGTATTCTGAAAATGAAGAAAAGGCAATGGAGTATTATGGGTTTTCAGAAGAAACAGCACCAGAGGCTAAAATTTCTTTCCTTAAAAACACTGGTATTGAATTATGGAAAGATAACATTGATATAGCTCAAGATATAAAAGATCTTTACGGTTTGCCACCTGAATATATTAAAAGAGCTATGTTGCTAGAGCAGTATGCATCTCTCCGCAAAGAACTTTTTGAAAACTTACTCATCAGCGAAGAAAAAACTGGCAAAAATGTAAATAATGAGATTGCCTCTTTAAGCAAAGACATTCGAGATATTCTCATACAGTTAAACCCTGATCAGCCAAGTTACATAATGGAACGGGCAGAGGAGAATATGAAAAAAGGCAATTACGCTGCTGCATTGGAAGATGCGAATACTTTAATAAGTTTATTACCATCTCGAACAAGTCTGTATGACTTTAGAGCAAGGGTTTATAGAAATCTACAACGTTTTGATGATGCAATAAAAGATTACGATCAGATAATAAAAATGGAAGTGCTGGCATCAACATCTTCTAAATCAGAAGTGCCTTCTGTTGGCATTTATATAGATAAAGGTTTTTGTCTTTCGAGATTAGGCAAACACCAAGAGGCAATAGAGGCATATAATAAGGCATTAGAGGCTTCTCCAGATAATGCTATTGCTTATAATTATAGAGGTTGGTCTTATTTTCAGTTAAACGAAAATGATAACGCGCTTAAAGATTACAGAAAAGCATTACAGTTATTTCCCGGCTTAGGAACTACGATTAGCAATTTGGGTTTGCTCAAATATTATATGGGCGAAAAAGACAGCGCAACTTATTACCTCAAAAAAGCAATTACTTACGACAATACACTTGATTTCCCACATCAGGTATTGGGTAGGTTTGAAAATGGTAAAGGAAACGATGCAGCTGCTTTGGTACATTACAATGATGCTATCGAGTCTGATCCTTTAGATGCAAATAACTATTACCTCAGAGCCATGACACTTTTGAGTTTAGGGAAATTAGAAGCATTAGAAGATATCGAAAAAGCATTGGCACTGAACCCACATGATGCAGACTATTT
It includes:
- a CDS encoding rhomboid family intramembrane serine protease is translated as MSFGFPPLAEEEISYRQLTKTQFLVLAEESLRKNGWSVEVLSLHGITARTEPTIKNPGERIVIRLRDTACKITSYSLGRTFFDKGLNEKNIQTFKASLTESIKFADLEKINLSYLKLSDYISENKHPLLKVPASTEEQLSQAFSNLLPKKGITVTAVIISINVLIYLAMILSGIDFLTPDVMKLVDWGANIRSHTLDGEWWRLVSCTFLHYGLLHIAMNMWVLYDIGNFVESIIGKVKFIGAYLLSGIAGSITSLWWHDQVVGVGASGAIFGLFGVFLAINSTGHIDRAFNQKMQRNILFFVLFSLGIGWVVPQFDNAGHIGGLIGGVITGLFLLPNLLQRGPVLLRSYPILFASFILIPSTVLVLSFTSNWTVYYNRSMDAYSENEEKAMEYYGFSEETAPEAKISFLKNTGIELWKDNIDIAQDIKDLYGLPPEYIKRAMLLEQYASLRKELFENLLISEEKTGKNVNNEIASLSKDIRDILIQLNPDQPSYIMERAEENMKKGNYAAALEDANTLISLLPSRTSLYDFRARVYRNLQRFDDAIKDYDQIIKMEVLASTSSKSEVPSVGIYIDKGFCLSRLGKHQEAIEAYNKALEASPDNAIAYNYRGWSYFQLNENDNALKDYRKALQLFPGLGTTISNLGLLKYYMGEKDSATYYLKKAITYDNTLDFPHQVLGRFENGKGNDAAALVHYNDAIESDPLDANNYYLRAMTLLSLGKLEALEDIEKALALNPHDADYFRVLADVQYQLFGLKDAALMNYSTAIAMQPNEKYQYIYRSDFYLGQKMYEEALQDYQKVLMLDSAYSSAWGNSGWIKYLQGDYQATVDYSQKAIELDSTAIYAMYNLALAELNLGNTQKAKELYIDFREKDLKHDGVVNSGAISDLKDMITDNRKTDEAACILKEVFKEDITLP